One window from the genome of Cuculus canorus isolate bCucCan1 chromosome 12, bCucCan1.pri, whole genome shotgun sequence encodes:
- the NEIL1 gene encoding endonuclease 8-like 1: MPECPELHLAGRYINARCSELLFSGSVSRSAVARGPAVPFSSEAFAVRAVARGKELRLTLAPNGLNDDDALHLVFRFGMTGSFRLCPAASTPRHAHLVLRTREVPPRALCFVDPRRFGSWRLGPQWQPGRGPCVITEYRDFRENVLKNLDDKAFDKPICEALLNQKFFNGIGNYLRAEILYRLKIPPFEKARTVLEALKDQEQAQRTKNASLTLSKKLKLKRDNLDLLELCHTVPMEVIAMEKNFLEPDHLDNYAAFKNWLQCYMVPGMNSLRDHNGRTIWFQGEPGSMAPKGQTSRKKRTQTKADPKADPEVLKAGPEALTPKVTTRASKRRSRAAAKPPTPVIEEEAEGPRKGRARGRRKVTAAPASSETEVPVNVKRTRRTTARRGEVGSPCGFQTQCKGCGSASLCQGDAKGQERSQ, encoded by the exons ATGCCCGAGTGCCCGGAGCTGCACCTCGCCGGTCGCTACATCAACGCTCGGTGCAGCGAGCTGCTCTTCTCGGGCTCCGTGTCGCGCTCGGCGGTCGCCCGCGGCCCCGCGGTGCCGTTCAGCAGCGAGGCGTTCGCCGTGCGCGCCGTGGCGCGGGGCAAGGAGCTGCGGCTCACGCTGGCACCGAACGGCCTCAACGACGACGACGCCCTGCACCTCGTGTTCCGTTTCGGCATGACAGGCTCGTTCCGGCTGTGCCCCGCCGCCAGCACCCCCCGCCATGCCCACCTCGTCCTGCGCACCCGGGAGGTCCCGCCCCGCGCCCTCTGCTTCGTCGATCCACGCCGCTTCGGGTCGTGGCGGCTCGGCCCGCAGTGGCAACCCGGCCGCGGGCCGTGCGTGATCACCGAGTACCGGGACTTCAG GGAGAATGTGCTGAAGAACTTGGACGACAAGGCTTTTGACAAGCCCATCTGCGAGGCCCTCTTGAACCAGAAGTTTTTCAATGGGATTGGGAATTATCTCCGTGCTGAGATCCTGTACAG GTTGAAGATCCCTCCCTTCGAAAAGGCTCGGACTGTGCTGGAGGCCCTGAAGGATCAGGAGCAGGCGCAGAGGACGAAG AATGCCTCCCTAACACTGAGCAAGAAGCTGAAGCTGAAGCGGGACAACCTGGATCTCCTGGAGCTGTGCCACACCGTGCCCATGGAGGTCATCGCGATGG AGAAAAACTTCCTTGAGCCGGATCACTTGGATAACTACGCTGCTTTCAAGAACTGGCTGCAGTGTTACATGGTGCCTGGCATGAACTCCCTGCGTGACCACAACGGCAGGACCATATGGTTCCAG GGAGAGCCTGGTTCCATGGCTCCCAAAG GGCAGACATCCCGCAAGAAGCGCACTCAGACGAAGGCAGATCCGAAGGCAGATCCTGAGGTGCTGAAGGCAGGTCCTGAGGCACTGACCCCCAAG GTCACCACGCGTGCCTCGAAACGGCGCTCCAGGGCTGCAGCGAAACCCCCAACGCCAGTCAtagaggaggaggctgaagggcCGAGGAAGGGACGTGCTcgtgggaggaggaaggtgacTGCTGCTCCAGCCTCATCTGAGACTGAGGTGCCGGTCAATGTCAAAAGAACCCGCCGGACAACTGCCCGCAGAGGTGAGGTTGGCAGTCCCTGTGGCTTTCAAACACAATGCAAGGGCTGTGGGAGTGCTTCCTTATGTCAGGGGGACGCTaaagggcaggagaggagccAGTAG